From Asterias amurensis chromosome 3, ASM3211899v1, a single genomic window includes:
- the LOC139934595 gene encoding dnaJ homolog subfamily A member 2-like — translation MAFNMRSRAPTNDTRLYELLGVSKNASETEIKKAYRKLAKEYHPDKNPNAGEKFKEISFAYEVLSNTEKRDTYDRYGLEGLKEGAGEGGGFDDIFSHFFGGGIFGGGGGGFGGGRRQRKMKGEDTVHRLGVSLEDLYNGKTSKLQLSKNVICGSCKGHGGKQGAMQPCHSCHGRGIKVTIRQIGPGMVQQMQSTCTDCRGEGERINDRDRCKKCNGAKVNKETKILEVHIDKGMREGQKITFHGEGDQQPGIESGDVIIVLVEKDNDAFKRVGNDLYREQEVTITEALCGFQITLKHLDDRQLLIKCPGGSVIQPGCKRVVENEGMPFYRNPFTKGNLIMKFNIKFPENNFASSEQLKKLEKLLPPRPNHEAAGEDAEEVELVEFEASHTNSHNHRSEAYHDDDDEDESGGGGPSVQCAHQ, via the exons ATGGCGTTCAACATGAGAAGCCGTGCTCCAACAAACGACACAAGATTATATGAGTTGTTAGGAGTGTCTAAAAATGCGAGTGAAACTGAAATTAAAAAG GCGTACAGGAAACTAGCCAAGGAGTACCATCCTGACAAAAACCCCAATGCTGGAGAAAAG TTTAAGGAAATCAGTTTTGCTTATGAAGTGCTGAGTAATACTGAGAAACGAGACACATACGACCGCTATGGCCTGGAGGGACTCAAGGAAGGAGCTGGAGAAGGAGGAG GCTTTGATGACATCTTCTCCCATTTCTTTGGGGGTGGCATATTTGGCGGTGGCGGTGGTGGTTTTGGTGGGGGGAGGAGACAGAGAAAGATGAAAGGGGAGGATACTGTGCATCGTCTTGG GGTTTCACTTGAAGATCTTTACAATGGTAAAACTTCCAAGCTACAGCTAAGCAAGAACGTCATTTGTGGAAGTTGTAAAGG ACATGGTGGTAAACAGGGTGCCATGCAGCCTTGTCACAGTTGTCATGGGCGAGGTATTAAAGTGACGATACGTCAGATTGGGCCTGGTATGGTACAGCAGATGCAGTCTACCTGTACGGACTGTAGAGGAGAAG GGGAGCGAATCAACGATAGGGATCGATGCAAGAAATGCAATGGAGCTAAAGTCAATAAGGAAACCAAGATCCTTGAAGTTCACATTGATAAAGGCATGCGAGAGGGCCAGAAGATCACATTCCATGGGGAAGGAGATCAACAG cCTGGAATAGAATCCGGTGATGTCATCATTGTCCTGGTTGAGAAAGACAATGACGCCTTCAAGCGTGTTGGTAACGACCTGTACAGGGAGCAAGAAGTCACCATCACAGAAGCACTGTGTGGCTTCCAAATAACACTCAAACACTTGGATGACCGTCAGCTACTCATCAAATGCCCAGGGGGAAGTGTTATACAACCAG GTTGTAAACGTGTAGTAGAGAATGAAGGTATGCCATTCTACAGGAATCCATTCACCAAAGGCAATCTGATCATGAAGTTCAACATTAAGTTTCCTGAAAATAACTTTGCAAGTAGTGAGCAGCTTAAG AAATTGGAGAAACTTCTTCCACCCAGACCAAACCATGAAGCTGCTGGTGAGGATGCTGAAGAGGTTGAACTGGTAGAGTTTGAGGCCTCACACACCAATTCACATAACCACCGAAGCGAGGCTTACCACGATGACGACGACGAAGATGAAAGTGGAGGCGGCGGTCCTTCTGTGCAATGTGCGCATCAATGA